A genome region from Arthrobacter agilis includes the following:
- a CDS encoding histone-like nucleoid-structuring protein Lsr2 yields the protein MAQKVKIILIDDIDGGEADETVRFGLDGVQYEIDLSEAHASELRGALADYVGAARRSNSSKQRSNTSGTPAPSRNQEAAQIREWARENGYDVSSRGRVNSEIVEAYRAAQR from the coding sequence GTGGCGCAGAAGGTAAAGATCATTCTCATCGATGACATCGACGGCGGAGAAGCCGACGAAACCGTCCGTTTCGGACTGGACGGCGTGCAGTACGAGATCGACCTCTCCGAAGCGCACGCCTCGGAACTGCGCGGAGCCCTCGCCGACTACGTGGGAGCCGCCCGCCGCAGCAACTCCTCGAAGCAGCGGTCGAACACGTCGGGTACCCCGGCGCCGTCGCGCAACCAGGAGGCGGCCCAGATCCGCGAATGGGCCAGGGAGAACGGCTACGACGTCTCGTCCCGCGGACGGGTCAACAGCGAGATCGTCGAGGCCTACCGCGCCGCCCAGCGCTGA
- a CDS encoding PH domain-containing protein has protein sequence MRREPIDPSGLEWSRVSPKYLRVRVIGWLIGSLVWLVLASVPLVLRLTGVWDSFPAVWIAWGLPAAVLVMSVWRGVLLPRQVASIGYAERDDDLLVRQGVFFQRTLVVPYGRMQYVDVAVGPLERAYGICTLKLHTASPATNALIPGLPAEEGTRLREQLSARGEARLAGL, from the coding sequence ATGCGTAGGGAACCGATCGATCCGTCCGGACTCGAGTGGTCGAGGGTGTCGCCGAAGTACCTGCGCGTCAGGGTCATCGGCTGGCTCATCGGCTCACTCGTCTGGCTCGTCCTGGCGAGCGTCCCGCTGGTGCTGCGCCTCACGGGGGTCTGGGACTCCTTCCCTGCCGTCTGGATCGCGTGGGGCCTCCCCGCGGCCGTCCTGGTGATGTCCGTGTGGCGCGGGGTCCTCCTGCCGCGGCAGGTCGCCTCGATCGGCTACGCGGAGCGCGACGACGACCTCCTCGTGCGCCAGGGCGTCTTCTTCCAGCGCACCCTGGTGGTCCCGTACGGCCGGATGCAGTACGTCGACGTCGCCGTCGGCCCCCTGGAACGCGCCTACGGCATCTGCACGCTCAAGCTGCACACCGCCTCTCCCGCCACCAATGCCCTCATCCCCGGGCTGCCGGCCGAGGAGGGCACACGCCTGCGCGAGCAGCTGTCCGCGCGGGGAGAAGCCAGGCTGGCGGGGCTGTGA
- a CDS encoding PH domain-containing protein, translating into MDGPPGALPAHTDPDGADGPAGPRDDAWQRVHVISPLVRGWIVLVAILYFVGRDWFEGLFSAETRGRGPLPEGVAPLLAGGVLLGVVLIVAGAFLVSWYFTRYQVTAEHVRVHSGVVFRQQRQARLDRVQAIDIVQPFLARIFGLAELKFEVADAGESAVRLAFLKLDDAQRLRATILARAAGVDADPEHPEEVAEAPEREVVALPPGRVIGAAVLSGMTVALVVAAVVVVTIGVVFETPIIATSFIPILIGVVGGYWSALNTGYNFRAATSPDGIRMRYGLLDTRSQTVPPGRVQALSIVQPPLWRFKGWYRVTVNVAGYGAAASSEGQARATLLPVGTRDEVLQTLALVLPDPGTSRPVELVAAGLAGRGDGEGFVTTPRRARWLAPLAWRRNGFAVTGTALLLRSGVLWRQLVVVPHERTQSLSLHQGPLGRRFGVSDLQLQTTPGPVTARVPLADTPTAWELFHGQAARAAEARRRSGPEQWMKPVPAAAPPATGPGDPGTSVVPAPVPGPAGGDGPLAGRPPGTVLPMPGTGHLGAAAQAAPVGAPGTAEAVEDPGAAGPDTPPAREVMPEVPRYVPAPTGSEVPTDGPR; encoded by the coding sequence GTGGACGGTCCCCCCGGAGCGCTGCCCGCGCACACCGATCCCGACGGCGCCGACGGCCCCGCCGGCCCGCGGGACGACGCCTGGCAGCGGGTCCACGTGATCTCGCCGCTCGTGCGCGGCTGGATCGTGCTGGTGGCCATCCTCTACTTCGTGGGCCGCGACTGGTTCGAGGGACTGTTCTCCGCCGAGACGAGGGGCCGCGGCCCCCTGCCCGAGGGTGTCGCCCCGCTGCTCGCCGGCGGGGTCCTCCTCGGTGTCGTGCTCATCGTCGCCGGTGCCTTCCTCGTCTCCTGGTACTTCACGCGGTACCAGGTGACGGCCGAGCACGTGCGCGTCCACTCCGGCGTCGTCTTCCGGCAGCAGCGGCAGGCGAGGCTGGACCGGGTGCAGGCGATCGACATCGTCCAGCCCTTCCTCGCCCGCATCTTCGGCCTGGCCGAACTCAAGTTCGAGGTGGCCGATGCCGGCGAGTCCGCCGTCCGGCTCGCCTTCCTGAAGCTCGACGACGCCCAGAGGCTCCGCGCCACGATCCTCGCGCGGGCCGCGGGCGTCGACGCGGACCCGGAGCATCCCGAGGAGGTCGCCGAGGCGCCCGAGCGCGAGGTGGTGGCGCTCCCGCCGGGCCGGGTGATCGGCGCGGCCGTCCTGTCCGGCATGACCGTCGCGCTCGTCGTCGCGGCCGTCGTCGTCGTCACGATCGGCGTCGTCTTCGAGACACCGATCATCGCGACGTCCTTCATCCCGATCCTCATCGGCGTCGTCGGCGGCTACTGGTCCGCCCTCAACACCGGCTACAACTTCCGGGCCGCCACCTCCCCGGACGGCATCCGGATGCGGTACGGCCTGCTGGACACGCGGTCACAGACCGTCCCGCCGGGCCGGGTGCAGGCCCTCAGCATCGTGCAGCCGCCGCTGTGGCGCTTCAAGGGCTGGTACCGGGTCACCGTGAACGTCGCCGGATACGGTGCCGCCGCCTCGAGCGAGGGCCAGGCACGCGCCACCCTGCTGCCGGTCGGGACGCGGGACGAGGTGCTGCAGACCCTGGCGCTCGTGCTGCCCGACCCCGGGACGTCCCGTCCCGTCGAGCTCGTCGCGGCGGGCCTGGCCGGCCGGGGCGACGGGGAAGGGTTCGTCACCACGCCCCGCCGCGCCCGGTGGCTCGCGCCGCTGGCGTGGCGCCGGAACGGCTTCGCCGTGACGGGGACGGCGCTGCTCCTGCGTTCCGGCGTGCTGTGGCGCCAGCTCGTCGTCGTGCCGCACGAGCGGACCCAGTCGCTCTCCCTCCACCAGGGGCCCCTGGGCCGGCGGTTCGGGGTCTCCGACCTGCAGCTCCAGACGACGCCCGGCCCTGTCACCGCCCGTGTACCCCTCGCCGACACCCCCACCGCGTGGGAGCTCTTCCACGGGCAGGCGGCGCGGGCCGCGGAGGCGCGGCGCCGCAGCGGCCCCGAGCAGTGGATGAAGCCCGTCCCTGCAGCCGCTCCACCGGCCACCGGTCCCGGCGACCCGGGGACGTCCGTCGTGCCGGCGCCCGTCCCCGGCCCGGCCGGTGGGGACGGACCGCTCGCCGGGCGGCCGCCCGGGACGGTCCTGCCGATGCCGGGCACCGGACACCTCGGGGCCGCCGCGCAGGCCGCACCCGTCGGGGCTCCCGGGACCGCCGAAGCCGTGGAGGACCCCGGAGCCGCCGGACCGGACACGCCACCCGCGCGCGAGGTCATGCCCGAGGTGCCCCGCTACGTCCCCGCGCCCACCGGGAGCGAGGTACCCACCGATGGCCCGCGCTGA
- a CDS encoding Rossmann-like and DUF2520 domain-containing protein yields MARADASRRPGRLGVGVVGAGRVGAVLGAALRSAGHAVVGVSAVSEASRERAESLLPGVPVLEVPDVIERAELVLLAVPDDALPTLVEGLAQLGAWQAGQLVVHTSGRYGTSVLGPARAAGAIPLAIHPAMTFTGLSLDLGRLPDSMFGITAPAAVLPIAQALVVEMGAEPVVIEEESRALYHAALAHASNHLVTLAAQSSQLLSDIGVQHPDRLLGPLMKASLENALSAGEGALTGPVARGDAGTVRAHRAALESHDAPDTRQAYLGMARATALRALERGILSPAQGQAILAVLADTPADGPPGGPDAPRP; encoded by the coding sequence ATGGCCCGCGCTGACGCCTCGAGGCGCCCGGGGCGGCTCGGGGTCGGAGTGGTCGGGGCCGGCAGGGTCGGCGCCGTCCTGGGTGCGGCCCTGCGCTCGGCGGGCCACGCCGTCGTCGGCGTCTCCGCGGTCTCCGAGGCCAGCCGCGAGCGCGCCGAGAGCCTGCTGCCCGGGGTGCCCGTGCTGGAGGTCCCGGATGTCATCGAACGCGCCGAACTGGTGCTGCTCGCCGTGCCCGACGACGCCCTGCCCACCCTGGTGGAAGGGCTCGCGCAGCTGGGCGCCTGGCAGGCGGGCCAGCTCGTGGTGCACACCTCCGGCCGCTACGGCACCTCCGTGCTCGGGCCCGCCCGGGCGGCCGGCGCCATCCCCCTGGCCATCCACCCGGCCATGACGTTCACCGGGCTGAGCCTCGACCTCGGGCGGCTCCCGGACAGCATGTTCGGCATCACCGCCCCGGCCGCCGTGCTCCCCATCGCGCAGGCGCTCGTCGTCGAGATGGGGGCCGAGCCCGTGGTCATCGAGGAGGAGTCCCGTGCGCTGTACCACGCGGCCCTCGCCCACGCGTCGAACCACCTCGTGACCCTCGCGGCGCAGTCCTCCCAGCTGCTGTCCGACATCGGCGTCCAGCACCCCGACCGGCTGCTCGGCCCCCTCATGAAGGCGTCGCTGGAGAACGCGCTGTCCGCCGGCGAGGGCGCCCTGACCGGTCCCGTGGCCCGCGGCGACGCCGGGACGGTCCGCGCGCACCGGGCCGCCCTGGAGTCCCACGACGCCCCCGACACCCGCCAGGCCTACCTCGGCATGGCGCGGGCGACGGCCCTGCGCGCCCTGGAGCGCGGCATCCTCTCGCCCGCGCAGGGACAGGCCATCCTCGCGGTGCTCGCCGACACCCCGGCGGACGGACCTCCCGGCGGGCCGGACGCCCCGCGTCCCTGA
- the panC gene encoding pantoate--beta-alanine ligase: MTSTGTPRPATPLLVSTPADLRSATTALLDDARTRRGAGAGHPSLGLVPTMGGLHEGHATLARTARGADDVVVVSIFVNPLQFGDQADLDRYPRTLDDDLLLLGACGVDVVFAPSVEDMYPGGEPLVRLSAGRMGEVLEGAARPGHFDGMLTVVAKLLNLGLPGTAADYRAYFGEKDAQQLALIRRMVLDLNVPVRIEGVPIVRDADGLALSSRNRFLGADERRAALVLSRVLGDLRARARGGAPLDLEAARAEITAEGGVDLDYLEIVDPSSFAPVGDRGTRPASALAVVAARVGAVRLIDNAFLPPVG; encoded by the coding sequence GTGACCTCGACCGGCACCCCACGCCCGGCCACCCCGCTCCTCGTCTCCACTCCCGCTGACCTGCGCTCGGCCACCACGGCGCTGCTCGACGACGCCCGGACCCGCCGCGGCGCAGGGGCCGGGCACCCCTCGCTCGGCCTCGTGCCCACCATGGGCGGCCTGCACGAGGGCCACGCCACGCTCGCGCGCACGGCCCGCGGGGCCGACGACGTCGTCGTCGTGTCCATCTTCGTGAACCCCCTGCAGTTCGGCGACCAGGCGGACCTCGACCGCTACCCCCGCACGCTCGACGACGACCTGCTGCTCCTCGGCGCGTGCGGGGTCGACGTCGTCTTCGCCCCGTCCGTCGAGGACATGTACCCCGGGGGCGAGCCGCTGGTCCGCCTGAGTGCCGGCCGCATGGGGGAGGTGCTCGAGGGCGCCGCGCGGCCCGGCCACTTCGACGGCATGCTCACCGTCGTCGCCAAGCTCCTCAACCTCGGGCTGCCGGGCACCGCGGCCGACTACCGCGCGTACTTCGGCGAGAAGGACGCGCAGCAGCTCGCCCTCATCCGTCGCATGGTCCTCGATCTCAATGTGCCGGTCCGCATCGAGGGCGTACCCATCGTGCGTGACGCCGACGGGCTGGCCCTCTCCAGCCGCAACCGCTTCCTGGGCGCGGACGAGCGTCGGGCCGCCCTGGTGCTCTCCCGCGTCCTGGGGGACCTCCGCGCCAGGGCGCGGGGCGGCGCACCCCTCGACCTCGAGGCGGCCCGTGCGGAGATCACCGCCGAGGGCGGCGTGGACCTCGACTACCTCGAGATCGTCGACCCGTCGTCGTTCGCCCCGGTCGGGGACCGCGGCACCCGGCCGGCCTCCGCGCTCGCGGTCGTCGCCGCGCGGGTGGGCGCCGTCCGGCTCATCGACAACGCCTTCCTGCCGCCTGTGGGCTGA
- the lysS gene encoding lysine--tRNA ligase has product MTHDDTLSPDDLNEQMRFRLQKRAALLDAGMEPYPVRPERTHSLGEVREQFADLATGESSGRQVSVVGRVVFIRNSGKLCFATLQEGDGTRLQVMLSLAEIGEDGLAGWKSLVDLGDHVQVHGEVISSRRGELSVMAGSWTMASKALRPLPTLHAGVNEETRVRQRYVDLMVREEARQMVRTRAAITRTLRETLNRHDYIEVETPILQLVHGGATARPFETHLNAFDQKMTLRIALELYLKRAVVGGIDRVYEIGRIFRNEGVDSTHSPEFTMLECYEAYADQFVMADRMKEMILACADLLGSRTIETAKGTIDLDGEWAWLGVYPGLSSAVGQDITPDTGVEELRAVAQRHEVPLNPAWGAEKVVLELFSEIVEPTLLQPTFVYDYPPSAQPLARPHRENPQLIEAWDLIIGGMERGTAFSELIDPVIQRERLTEQSRQAAAGDDEAMQLDEDFLRALEYGAPPMGGIGLGIDRLVMLFTNVGIRESILFPILKPEAGQ; this is encoded by the coding sequence GTGACCCACGACGACACCCTCTCCCCGGACGACCTCAACGAGCAGATGCGCTTCCGCCTGCAGAAGCGCGCCGCCCTGCTCGACGCCGGGATGGAGCCCTATCCGGTCCGACCCGAACGGACGCACTCGCTCGGCGAGGTGCGCGAGCAGTTCGCCGACCTCGCGACGGGCGAGTCGAGCGGACGGCAGGTCTCCGTCGTCGGTCGCGTGGTGTTCATCCGCAACTCGGGCAAGCTCTGCTTCGCCACGCTGCAGGAGGGCGACGGCACCCGGCTCCAGGTCATGCTCAGCCTCGCCGAGATCGGCGAGGACGGCCTCGCCGGGTGGAAGTCCCTCGTGGACCTCGGCGACCACGTGCAGGTGCACGGCGAGGTGATCAGCTCCCGCCGCGGCGAGCTGTCCGTCATGGCCGGGTCCTGGACCATGGCCTCGAAGGCCCTGCGCCCCCTGCCCACCCTGCACGCCGGGGTGAACGAGGAGACGCGCGTCCGCCAGCGCTACGTCGACCTGATGGTCCGCGAGGAGGCCCGCCAGATGGTCCGCACCCGCGCCGCCATCACCCGGACCCTCCGCGAGACGCTCAACCGCCACGACTACATCGAGGTGGAGACGCCCATCCTCCAGCTCGTCCACGGCGGCGCGACGGCCCGGCCCTTCGAGACGCACCTCAACGCCTTCGACCAGAAGATGACGCTCCGGATCGCCCTGGAGCTGTACCTGAAGCGCGCCGTCGTCGGCGGGATCGACCGCGTCTACGAGATCGGCCGGATCTTCCGCAACGAGGGCGTCGACTCCACGCACAGCCCCGAGTTCACGATGCTCGAGTGCTACGAGGCCTACGCGGACCAGTTCGTGATGGCCGACCGCATGAAGGAGATGATCCTTGCGTGCGCGGATCTGCTCGGCTCCCGCACCATCGAGACGGCCAAGGGCACGATCGACCTCGACGGCGAGTGGGCCTGGCTCGGCGTGTACCCGGGCCTGTCCTCGGCCGTGGGGCAGGACATCACCCCCGACACCGGCGTGGAGGAACTGCGGGCCGTCGCACAACGCCACGAGGTACCGCTGAACCCGGCCTGGGGCGCGGAGAAGGTGGTCCTCGAACTGTTCTCCGAGATCGTCGAGCCCACCCTCCTCCAGCCGACGTTCGTCTACGACTACCCCCCGTCCGCCCAGCCGCTCGCACGGCCCCACCGCGAGAACCCGCAGCTCATCGAGGCGTGGGATCTCATCATCGGCGGCATGGAGCGTGGCACGGCGTTCTCCGAACTCATCGATCCCGTCATCCAGCGTGAACGGCTGACGGAGCAGTCGCGCCAGGCGGCCGCCGGTGACGACGAGGCCATGCAGCTCGACGAGGATTTCCTCCGTGCCCTCGAATACGGCGCTCCGCCCATGGGCGGCATCGGGCTCGGAATCGACCGGCTCGTGATGCTTTTCACGAACGTCGGAATTCGCGAGTCCATACTCTTCCCCATTCTCAAGCCCGAGGCAGGTCAGTAG